The Capra hircus breed San Clemente chromosome 2, ASM170441v1, whole genome shotgun sequence genome window below encodes:
- the CATSPER4 gene encoding cation channel sperm-associated protein 4 isoform X1, protein MADNQRSWWQQWTDTTYIKPLNRLRAAQEPYRREEQVLINRRDITSRKDAWDMQEFITRMYVKQLLRHPASKVLLAVLLVVNAITIALRTNSMLGQKHYELFSTIDDIVLTTLICELLLGWLNGFWIFWKDGWNILNFLIIFILLLGFFVNELSAVAITYTLRALCLLHVCMAVEPLARIIRVILQSVPDMANIMVLILFFMLVFSVFGVTLFGVFVPMHFQNMQVALYTLFICITQDGWVDIYSDFQMETGAYGVEIGGAIYFAIFITIGAFIGINLLVVVVTTNLEQMMKAEQGQQHQIAFSEVDDRKGNGNNKLPLVHCAVARSEMSGVPQEPFMGGSLTNLSERTCDNFCLVLEAIQENLMQYKEIRAELNTIVDEVRSIRFNQEQEEELMQRYLSWNMSLESRSSVDIREMTREQDLITALVNRKKVQESNTNVNKRKASR, encoded by the exons ATGGCAGATAACCAAAGGAGCTGGTGGCAGCAGTGGACCGACACCACCTACATCAAACCTTTGAACCGCTTG AGAGCTGCTCAAGAGCCCTACCGGCGAGAGGAGCAAGTGCTCATCAACCGCCGAGACATCACCAGCAGAAAG GATGCCTGGGACATGCAGGAGTTCATCACGCGCATGTATGTCAAGCAGCTTCTCCGACACCCGGCCTCCAAGGTGCTGCTGGCCGTGCTGCTGGTGGTCAACGCCATCACCATCGCTCTCCGCACCAACTCCATGCTTGGCCAG AAACACTATGAGTTGTTCTCTACCATAGATGACATTGTGCTGACCACCCTTATCTGTGAACTTCTTCTCGGCTGGTTAAATGGTTTCTGGATTTTCTGGAAG GACGGCTGGAACATCCTCAACTTCCTTATCATCTTTATCTTGCTCCTGGGGTTTTTCGTTAATGAACTCAGTGCCGTCGCTATCACCTACACCCTCAG GGCACTTTGTCTGCTGCACGTGTGCATGGCGGTGGAGCCCCTGGCCCGGATCATTCGCGTCATCCTGCAGTCGGTGCCCGACATGGCCAACATCATGGTCCTCATCCTCTTCTTCATGCTG GTATTCTCCGTGTTTGGGGTCACTCTCTTTGGTGTGTTCGTGCCCATGCATTTCCAGAACATGCAGGTTGCCCTGTATACCCTCTTCATCTGCATCACCCAGGATGGCTGGGTGGACATCTACAGTGACTTTCA GATGGAGACAGGGGCGTACGGAGTGGAGATTGGGGGCGCCATCTACTTTGCCATCTTCATCACCATCGGTGCCTTCATTGGCATCAACCTGTTGGTCGTCGTGGTGACCACCAATCTGGAGCAAATGATGAAGGCAGAACAGGGGCAGCAGCATCAAATAGCCTTCAGTGAG GTAGACGACAGGAAGGGAAATGGGAATAACAAGCTGCCGCTGGTGCACTGTGCAGTCGCCCGTTCGGAGATGTCTGGCGTCCCCCAAGAGCCATTTATGGGGGGCTCCCTGACAAACCTCTCGGAAAGAACATGCGACAACTTTTGCCTGGTGCTCGAGGCGATACAGGAGAACCTGATGCAATACAAGGAGATCCGCGCTGAGCTCAACAC GATAGTGGACGAGGTCCGCTCCATCCGCTTCAaccaggagcaggaggaggagctgatgcAGAGGTACTTGTCGTGGAACATGTCCTTGGAGAGCAGGTCCTCTGTGGACATCCGTGAGATGACTCGCGAGCAAGACTTGATCACCGCGCTCGTCAACAGGAAAAAG GTTCAGGAATCCAACACAAATGTTAACAAACGAAAGGCCAGCCGCTGA
- the CATSPER4 gene encoding cation channel sperm-associated protein 4 isoform X2, translated as MADNQRSWWQQWTDTTYIKPLNRLRAAQEPYRREEQVLINRRDITSRKDAWDMQEFITRMYVKQLLRHPASKVLLAVLLVVNAITIALRTNSMLGQKHYELFSTIDDIVLTTLICELLLGWLNGFWIFWKDGWNILNFLIIFILLLGFFVNELSAVAITYTLRALCLLHVCMAVEPLARIIRVILQSVPDMANIMVLILFFMLVFSVFGVTLFGVFVPMHFQNMQVALYTLFICITQDGWVDIYSDFQMETGAYGVEIGGAIYFAIFITIGAFIGINLLVVVVTTNLEQMMKAEQGQQHQIAFSEVDDRKGNGNNKLPLVHCAVARSEMSGVPQEPFMGGSLTNLSERTCDNFCLVLEAIQENLMQYKEIRAELNT; from the exons ATGGCAGATAACCAAAGGAGCTGGTGGCAGCAGTGGACCGACACCACCTACATCAAACCTTTGAACCGCTTG AGAGCTGCTCAAGAGCCCTACCGGCGAGAGGAGCAAGTGCTCATCAACCGCCGAGACATCACCAGCAGAAAG GATGCCTGGGACATGCAGGAGTTCATCACGCGCATGTATGTCAAGCAGCTTCTCCGACACCCGGCCTCCAAGGTGCTGCTGGCCGTGCTGCTGGTGGTCAACGCCATCACCATCGCTCTCCGCACCAACTCCATGCTTGGCCAG AAACACTATGAGTTGTTCTCTACCATAGATGACATTGTGCTGACCACCCTTATCTGTGAACTTCTTCTCGGCTGGTTAAATGGTTTCTGGATTTTCTGGAAG GACGGCTGGAACATCCTCAACTTCCTTATCATCTTTATCTTGCTCCTGGGGTTTTTCGTTAATGAACTCAGTGCCGTCGCTATCACCTACACCCTCAG GGCACTTTGTCTGCTGCACGTGTGCATGGCGGTGGAGCCCCTGGCCCGGATCATTCGCGTCATCCTGCAGTCGGTGCCCGACATGGCCAACATCATGGTCCTCATCCTCTTCTTCATGCTG GTATTCTCCGTGTTTGGGGTCACTCTCTTTGGTGTGTTCGTGCCCATGCATTTCCAGAACATGCAGGTTGCCCTGTATACCCTCTTCATCTGCATCACCCAGGATGGCTGGGTGGACATCTACAGTGACTTTCA GATGGAGACAGGGGCGTACGGAGTGGAGATTGGGGGCGCCATCTACTTTGCCATCTTCATCACCATCGGTGCCTTCATTGGCATCAACCTGTTGGTCGTCGTGGTGACCACCAATCTGGAGCAAATGATGAAGGCAGAACAGGGGCAGCAGCATCAAATAGCCTTCAGTGAG GTAGACGACAGGAAGGGAAATGGGAATAACAAGCTGCCGCTGGTGCACTGTGCAGTCGCCCGTTCGGAGATGTCTGGCGTCCCCCAAGAGCCATTTATGGGGGGCTCCCTGACAAACCTCTCGGAAAGAACATGCGACAACTTTTGCCTGGTGCTCGAGGCGATACAGGAGAACCTGATGCAATACAAGGAGATCCGCGCTGAGCTCAACACGTAG